A window of the Henningerozyma blattae CBS 6284 chromosome 10, complete genome genome harbors these coding sequences:
- the RRP43 gene encoding exosome non-catalytic core subunit RRP43 (similar to Saccharomyces cerevisiae RRP43 (YCR035C); ancestral locus Anc_1.139): MSDGTVEIIPITFPYELEAHITPDISLQKHLSLGLRPDLRKPEEFRSVNSVNNLVSRYSDNEKFSSTTTNNILGSNVLKCGNTTILTTITGSIVEENQTTDEDDLLHTLEEESIEKERQRKQIYKYLPVYPQVEIQRGQKFRGPSLEDMTTSYKLYENILHSGIINKEALRIKCGVRINCVNEQGKEELKIIYPDENNLSSTDLQNVQFPEKKRWSYILYAKIVVLGCTGPAFDHCWNSLIYALQSTRLPRAFIDERGVNLKMNIRTHGRSVTIRETYDLLCDSTKSIKLNINDSAIGFSSNFGILSMDPVLSMDDDEDDEKIKQNVEAPNAILLADLDTSMEEENIRSTMCIIRNDSESLKHVNLSGGDAKISLEILKKALLLSKLRSKDLSAVGSSKN, encoded by the coding sequence ATGTCTGATGGTACTGTGGAAATCATCCCAATTACTTTCCCATATGAACTAGAAGCTCATATCACTCCTGATATATCCTTACAAAAACATCTTTCACTAGGCTTAAGACCAGACTTAAGAAAGCCAGAGGAATTTAGAAGTGTTAATAGCGTTAACAATTTAGTATCCAGATATTCAGATAAcgaaaaattttcttcaacTACAACAAACAATATTTTGGGATctaatgttttaaaatgCGGAAATACGACTATTTTAACCACCATTACTGGCTCAATCGTCGAAGAAAATCAAACAactgatgaagatgatttattaCACACcttagaagaagaatcgATCGAGAAAGAGCGTCAGAggaaacaaatatataagtATTTACCAGTTTATCCTCAAGTTGAGATTCAACGAGGCCAAAAATTCCGTGGCCCATCTTTAGAAGACATGACCACATCCTACAAattatatgaaaatattttacactCAGGTATTATAAACAAAGAAGCTTTAAGGATTAAGTGTGGTGTTCGTATAAATTGTGTCAATGAACAAGGTAAAGAAGAACTAAAAATTATCTACCCAGATGAAAATAACTTATCTTCAACAGATTTACAGAATGTACAATTTCcagaaaagaaaagatgGTCTTATATCTTATACGCAAAAATTGTTGTATTAGGCTGTACTGGACCAGCATTTGACCATTGCTGGAATTCTTTGATATATGCTCTACAATCAACAAGATTACCAAGAGCCTTTATTGATGAACGTGGTGTTAATCTAAAGATGAATATTAGAACTCATGGTAGAAGTGTTACAATTAGAGAAActtatgatttattatGTGATTCAACAAAGTCCatcaaattaaatattaatgattctGCAATTggattttcttcaaattttggTATATTAAGTATGGATCCTGTCCTATCAAtggatgatgatgaagatgatgaaaaaataaaacagaaTGTAGAAGCTCCAAACGCTATTCTTTTAGCTGATTTAGATACTTCAAtggaagaagaaaatatacGATCTACAATGtgtattattagaaatgaTTCTGAATCATTGAAACACGTCAATCTATCTGGTGGGGATGCCAAAATATCACTGGAGATACTTAAAAAAGCTTTATTGTTATCTAAGTTAAGATCTAAGGATCTTTCTGCTGTTGGCAGTagcaaaaattaa
- the TBLA0J01250 gene encoding zinc finger CCHC domain-containing protein (similar to Saccharomyces cerevisiae AIR1 (YIL079C) and AIR2 (YDL175C); ancestral locus Anc_7.281) — MTKATDTLHFIDDSTLTTQEDSLKDGHDTNDNELSDKHKIIAPSIDQVTEDPNELRVSRGNHRYFGINEKTDDIKFISTTNYKDVKNLKCSNCQEYGHFKKNCPHIICSYCGLVDDHYSTHCKKVMFCSNCNQMGHYRSHCPEKIIYKNCSTCNSKLHTEDRCSSIWRSYILNRSNDKHDPKTKEKKKLVLPMHLIFCYNCASKGHFGDDCPKRRSSKVPLDDGSAFTGKNLSDDLKKQYFQNLESKKKDDYYYDNYNNSNAYSYQNHGDHNLDYYYNNDRYPNKNNFDNYTNNTSNNLPYSPNNYLINNTTQPEFTNFYPPPNQYNPNPAFPPSQQHFANNNTNAYMNNNDMYFNNNDPYLNNNDLYLNNKGPYHYQHSYESYQNQTAYMDAPYTNNTTSYKANQYYNGNTTAAPIMNNNNDSNLHYGNDYRSIPSQNSNLYYTVPNSYSNGNNYIKPTYSSIQQQSNYRSNPSNYSEDHFNQNFGDGYNYNKRKSEINYDDEEIGQEKEKVENPKKRKYVSRKGRELNLKRDYSIYSSNNNAAMNNNNNSNNNNNNNNNHNNHNNNNNNNDNKNNNKNNDNGSQFVLAPTRTGTLD, encoded by the coding sequence ATGACTAAAGCCACGGATACACTCCATTTTATAGATGATTCTACTCTTACTACTCAAGAAGATTCGCTAAAAGATGGTCATGACACTAATGACAATGAGCTAAGCGATAAACACAAGATCATTGCTCCTTCTATTGATCAAGTCACAGAGGATCCTAATGAACTACGTGTGTCGAGAGGGAACCACAGATATTTTGGCATTAATGAGAAGACAGATgacattaaatttatttccaCAACAAATTACAAAGatgtaaaaaatttgaaatgttCTAATTGCCAGGAATATGgacattttaaaaaaaattgtccCCACATCATTTGCTCTTATTGTGGTCTAGTTGATGACCATTATTCTACTCATTGCAAGAAAGTAATGTTCTGTTCAAATTGTAACCAAATGGGACATTATAGATCTCATTGTcctgaaaaaattatctataAAAATTGTTCGACTTGTAATAGTAAGTTACATACTGAAGACAGATGCTCGTCGATTTGGAGATCGTATATTTTAAATCGTTCGAATGACAAACATGATCCAAAgacaaaagaaaagaaaaaacttGTGTTACCAATGCATTTAATCTTTTGCTACAATTGTGCTTCCAAAGGCCATTTTGGTGATGATTGTCCTAAGAGAAGATCCTCGAAAGTTCCATTAGATGATGGTAGTGCGTTTACAGGCAAGAATTTATCTGATGATTTAAAGAAGcaatatttccaaaatttagagtctaagaaaaaagatgattattattatgataattataataattcaaacGCATACTCATATCAAAATCATGGGGACCATAATTTGgactattattataacaATGATCGCTATCCTAAcaagaataattttgataattataCTAACAATACTTCAAATAACCTACCGTACTCTCCAAacaattatctaataaataatactactCAACCTGAATTTACAAATTTCTACCCACCTCCCAATCAATACAATCCTAATCCAGCTTTTCCTCCATCTCAACAACACTTTGCCAATAACAATACAAATGCTTATATGAATAACAATGATAtgtatttcaataataacgatccatatttaaataataacgatctatatttaaataataagggTCCATATCATTATCAACACTCATATGAATCCtatcaaaatcaaacaGCTTACATGGACGCTCCATACACAAACAATACGACTTCTTATAAAGCTAACCAGTATTATAATGGCAACACAACAGCGGCCCCAATTATGAATAACAACAATGATAGCAACTTACATTATGGCAATGATTATAGATCTATACCATcacaaaattcaaatttatattatacaGTTCCCAACTCTTATTCAAACggtaataattatattaaaccTACCTATTCTTCAATTCAACAACAATCAAATTATAGAAGTAACCCATCTAACTATTCAGAAGATCATTTTAACCAAAATTTTGGCGATggatataattataataagCGTAAAAgtgaaataaattatgatgatgaagaaattggccaagaaaaagaaaaggtAGAGAATCccaagaaaagaaaatatgtAAGTAGAAAAGGTAGagaattgaatttaaaacgcgattattcaatttatagtagtaataataatgccGCCATgaacaacaataacaatagcaataataacaataacaataacaataaccATAATAaccataataataataataataacaatgataataaaaataataataaaaataatgataatggtTCTCAGTTTGTTCTCGCCCCCACGAGAACTGGAACTCTTGACTag